The Streptomyces spororaveus genome includes a region encoding these proteins:
- a CDS encoding MFS transporter codes for MNVALTQTGRSARPAPGPGAVLAALAAAQFTVMLATSIVNVALPQIRAGAGLSDSGTTWVVNAYGLAFGALLLAGGRVADLLGRRRLLSAGLALFALASLAAGLTTSSGVLIAARAVQGVGAAAIAPAALALVMDRFPPGPGRGRALGVWGAVSGAGAAGGVLLGGALTQAWGWPWIFHSVALGAAVVLAAVVALVPRDASAAAGGKDERRRGRFDLLGTVTVTLALTCLVWGLTTARGAGWTDARVLGSLGGAAVLLAAFCVIERRRPNALVPPRLLTAGRVAAGNVLMALLGSVWIALFFFLPLYQQQVLGSGPLVTGVGQLPLAVAHMIGSALAPRIARAIGATATVTAALLTEAAGLLWLSWMRADGSYLVDVLGPSILVGLGLSIAFVQLTALAVDGVPRQDAGLAGGLVNTTRQVGGAIGLAALATLAGSVTSRAATGQPPLEALTAGYRAAFTVSAAVLAATALLALFLTRPAGAPTPAAATALPATDPGASPLSPTGPAR; via the coding sequence ATGAACGTTGCACTCACGCAGACGGGCCGGTCGGCACGCCCGGCCCCCGGGCCGGGAGCTGTGCTCGCCGCGCTCGCCGCGGCCCAGTTCACCGTCATGCTCGCCACCTCGATCGTCAACGTGGCGCTCCCGCAGATCCGTGCGGGAGCCGGCCTCTCGGACAGCGGGACCACCTGGGTGGTCAATGCCTACGGCCTGGCGTTCGGCGCGTTGCTCCTGGCTGGCGGACGGGTGGCCGACCTGCTCGGCCGCCGCCGGTTGCTGTCCGCCGGGCTCGCCCTGTTCGCGCTGGCTTCGCTGGCGGCGGGACTGACCACCTCCTCCGGTGTGCTGATCGCGGCCCGTGCGGTGCAGGGCGTCGGCGCCGCCGCGATCGCCCCGGCCGCCCTCGCCCTGGTGATGGACCGGTTCCCGCCCGGCCCGGGGCGCGGCCGGGCGCTGGGCGTGTGGGGAGCGGTCTCCGGCGCCGGAGCGGCGGGCGGCGTCCTGCTGGGCGGTGCGCTCACCCAGGCCTGGGGCTGGCCCTGGATCTTCCACTCGGTGGCGCTCGGAGCGGCGGTGGTACTGGCCGCCGTGGTGGCACTCGTGCCCCGGGACGCGTCGGCGGCGGCCGGTGGAAAGGACGAGCGGCGGCGCGGCCGGTTCGATCTGCTCGGTACCGTCACCGTCACCCTGGCCCTGACCTGCCTGGTCTGGGGGCTGACGACCGCACGCGGCGCCGGCTGGACCGACGCCCGGGTGCTGGGTTCCCTCGGTGGCGCCGCCGTACTGCTCGCGGCCTTCTGCGTGATCGAGCGGCGTCGGCCGAACGCGCTCGTTCCGCCGCGGCTGCTCACCGCCGGCCGCGTCGCCGCGGGCAATGTGCTGATGGCGCTGCTGGGGTCCGTATGGATCGCCCTGTTCTTCTTCCTGCCGCTCTACCAGCAACAGGTCCTCGGGTCCGGCCCCCTGGTCACCGGGGTGGGTCAACTCCCGCTCGCCGTCGCCCATATGATCGGCTCCGCTCTCGCCCCGCGCATCGCCCGGGCCATCGGTGCCACCGCGACCGTGACCGCGGCCCTGCTGACCGAGGCGGCCGGTCTGCTGTGGCTGTCGTGGATGCGGGCGGACGGAAGCTACCTCGTCGATGTCCTCGGGCCGAGCATCCTGGTCGGTCTGGGCCTGAGCATCGCCTTCGTCCAGCTCACCGCGCTCGCCGTGGACGGCGTACCGCGCCAGGACGCGGGGCTGGCCGGCGGACTGGTGAACACCACCCGGCAGGTCGGCGGCGCGATCGGCCTCGCCGCCCTGGCCACCCTGGCCGGCTCCGTCACCTCCCGCGCAGCCACCGGTCAGCCTCCCCTGGAAGCCCTCACCGCCGGCTACCGGGCCGCCTTCACCGTCTCCGCCGCGGTCCTCGCCGCCACCGCACTCCTCGCACTGTTCCTGACCCGTCCGGCCGGGGCGCCTACCCCGGCCGCCGCCACCGCCCTGCCCGCCACGGACCCGGGAGCCTCCCCGCTCTCCCCCACGGGGCCGGCCCGCTAG
- a CDS encoding SRPBCC family protein translates to MVTIDETAPVIVRLSTVIDAPLATVWALHTDVAAWPAWNTDIDRTEVDGPLQPGRSFSWLTHGLDITSTVQELVPGERIVWGGTVAGIVGIHVWTFEQSGAGVVVHTEESWSGAPVDAETDELGKALHDSLEGWLAHLKSRAEQSA, encoded by the coding sequence ATGGTCACCATCGACGAGACGGCTCCCGTGATCGTCCGCCTGAGCACCGTGATCGACGCCCCGCTCGCGACCGTGTGGGCGCTGCACACCGACGTCGCGGCCTGGCCCGCCTGGAACACGGACATCGACCGGACCGAGGTCGACGGACCGCTGCAGCCCGGCAGGTCCTTCAGCTGGCTCACCCACGGCCTGGACATCACCTCCACCGTGCAGGAGCTGGTCCCCGGGGAGCGGATCGTCTGGGGCGGGACCGTCGCCGGCATCGTCGGCATCCACGTGTGGACCTTCGAACAGTCCGGCGCCGGGGTCGTCGTCCACACCGAGGAGTCCTGGAGCGGCGCCCCGGTCGACGCCGAGACCGACGAACTCGGCAAGGCGCTCCACGACTCCCTGGAGGGCTGGCTCGCCCACCTCAAGAGCCGTGCCGAACAGTCCGCCTGA
- a CDS encoding UDP-N-acetylglucosamine--N-acetylmuramyl-(pentapeptide) pyrophosphoryl-undecaprenol N-acetylglucosamine transferase, translating to MDASSLSRPFRLLVTGGGTGGHTYPALTAIRTLRGRLAAQGSALDVLWIGTADGLEARVAPAEGIAFRTVATGKIRRSANPLKMLSAANVKDMARVPLGVAQARTVVAEFRPDVVLATGGYVAVPAGLAARLCKRPLVLHEQTVRLGLANRKLAGSATRIAVSSESSLPLLPDEVRGRAVVTGNPVRPEILTGHPDKAVQALNLTGFDRRLPTVYVTGGAQGAQQINGVVREVLPWLLSHANVIHQCGPANVDELRSAAAALDPVLAGRYHLTGFVGPELPDVLALADVVVSRSGAGTLAELTALGKPAVFVPLATSAGNEQAHNARHLADAGAAVALLGEVTGRTLAEAVGPLLTDAAGRTAMAQRARAYGRPDAADRLVDVLLSAAGSSD from the coding sequence ATGGACGCTTCCTCGCTCTCCCGTCCCTTCCGGCTGCTCGTGACAGGCGGCGGGACCGGCGGACACACCTACCCTGCCCTGACGGCGATCCGCACGCTGCGCGGCCGCCTCGCCGCCCAGGGGTCCGCGCTCGACGTGCTGTGGATCGGAACCGCGGACGGTCTGGAGGCGCGGGTCGCCCCGGCGGAGGGCATCGCGTTCAGGACGGTCGCCACGGGGAAGATCCGCAGATCGGCGAATCCCCTGAAGATGCTCTCCGCGGCGAACGTCAAGGACATGGCGCGGGTGCCGCTCGGCGTGGCCCAGGCCCGTACGGTCGTGGCCGAGTTCCGGCCGGACGTGGTCCTCGCGACAGGCGGCTACGTCGCCGTCCCGGCCGGGCTCGCCGCCCGGTTGTGCAAGCGCCCCCTGGTGCTGCACGAGCAGACGGTCCGGCTGGGTCTGGCGAACCGGAAGCTGGCCGGTTCTGCGACGCGCATCGCGGTGTCCTCCGAGTCGTCGCTGCCGCTGCTGCCGGACGAGGTGCGCGGCCGGGCGGTCGTCACCGGCAATCCGGTGCGGCCCGAGATCCTGACCGGGCACCCCGACAAGGCGGTGCAGGCGCTGAACCTGACGGGGTTCGACAGGCGCCTGCCGACGGTCTACGTCACCGGCGGGGCGCAGGGCGCCCAGCAGATCAACGGCGTGGTGCGAGAGGTGCTTCCGTGGCTGCTGAGCCACGCGAACGTCATCCACCAGTGCGGCCCGGCCAACGTCGACGAGCTCCGGTCCGCCGCCGCGGCACTCGATCCGGTCCTCGCCGGCCGGTACCACCTGACGGGCTTCGTCGGGCCGGAGCTGCCCGACGTACTGGCGCTCGCCGATGTGGTGGTGTCCCGGTCCGGGGCGGGCACGCTGGCGGAGCTGACCGCGCTGGGCAAGCCCGCGGTGTTCGTGCCGCTGGCCACCTCGGCGGGGAACGAGCAGGCGCACAACGCGCGGCACCTGGCCGATGCGGGCGCCGCGGTGGCCCTGCTCGGTGAGGTGACCGGGCGGACCCTCGCGGAGGCGGTCGGTCCGCTGCTGACCGACGCCGCCGGGCGGACGGCGATGGCGCAGCGTGCGCGTGCGTACGGGAGGCCGGACGCCGCGGACCGGCTGGTGGACGTACTGCTGTCGGCGGCGGGATCCTCCGACTGA
- a CDS encoding carotenoid oxygenase family protein: MTTTPPYLTGHYTPVVEEVTATGLTVEGTLPPELTGRLLRNGHNPKPGVTPTHWFKGSGMVHGIRLRDGRAEWYRNRWVQTPALDGAPYMTEHGPDLTASPAGTHVIEHGGRLLALCEANLPFELTPDLDTVGAYDFDGTLRTAMTAHPKEDPVTGELHFFASSPFPPFLTYYVSDAKGAITHSAEVPGATAALKHDFAITRSHVVFVEGNVTFDHTETSGIPYSWSDHQPSRIGVMPRGEDGARHTRWFSIEPGNMLHVSNAYEDGQGRIVLEGPTVDREGFRLSWNWWVGAPGRGSEPNARSYTRRWVLDLTAGTVDEQIIDDLPVEFPTINEDYTGAENRYQYAISFPDEKGFGGYGIVKYDRTTGARRIHQVGDARLPSEAVFVPAAGTAREDDGYLLTVVSDLKQNASQLLVLDAAGLDRIATVHLPHRVTAGIHGSWIPDTALEGSAG, from the coding sequence ATGACGACCACCCCGCCGTACCTGACCGGCCACTACACCCCCGTCGTCGAGGAGGTCACCGCCACCGGCCTCACCGTCGAGGGCACGCTGCCGCCCGAGCTGACGGGCCGGCTGCTGCGCAACGGGCACAACCCGAAGCCCGGTGTCACCCCCACCCACTGGTTCAAGGGCAGCGGCATGGTCCACGGCATCCGGCTCCGTGACGGGCGCGCCGAGTGGTACCGCAACCGCTGGGTCCAGACCCCCGCCCTCGACGGCGCCCCGTACATGACGGAGCACGGCCCCGACCTGACCGCCAGCCCCGCCGGCACCCACGTCATCGAACACGGCGGACGCCTCCTGGCCCTGTGCGAGGCCAACCTGCCCTTCGAGCTCACCCCGGACCTCGACACCGTCGGCGCCTACGACTTCGACGGCACACTGCGCACCGCCATGACCGCACACCCCAAGGAGGACCCCGTGACCGGGGAGCTCCACTTCTTCGCCTCCTCGCCCTTCCCCCCGTTCCTGACCTACTACGTCTCCGACGCCAAGGGCGCCATCACCCACAGCGCCGAGGTCCCCGGAGCGACCGCCGCCCTCAAGCACGACTTCGCCATCACCCGCAGCCACGTCGTCTTCGTCGAGGGCAACGTCACCTTCGACCACACCGAGACCTCCGGCATCCCCTACAGCTGGAGCGACCACCAGCCCTCCCGGATCGGCGTCATGCCCCGCGGCGAGGACGGCGCCCGCCACACCCGCTGGTTCTCCATCGAGCCCGGCAACATGCTCCACGTCTCCAACGCCTACGAGGACGGCCAGGGCCGCATCGTCCTGGAAGGCCCCACCGTCGACCGCGAGGGCTTCCGCCTCTCCTGGAACTGGTGGGTCGGCGCACCCGGACGCGGCAGCGAGCCCAACGCCCGCTCCTACACCCGCCGCTGGGTCCTCGACCTGACCGCCGGCACCGTCGACGAACAGATCATCGACGACCTCCCCGTCGAGTTCCCCACCATCAACGAGGACTACACCGGCGCCGAGAACCGCTACCAGTACGCCATCTCCTTCCCCGACGAGAAGGGTTTCGGCGGCTACGGCATCGTCAAGTACGACCGCACCACCGGCGCCCGCCGCATCCACCAGGTCGGCGACGCCCGCCTGCCCAGCGAAGCGGTCTTCGTCCCCGCCGCCGGCACCGCCCGCGAGGACGACGGCTACCTCCTCACCGTCGTCTCCGACCTCAAGCAGAACGCCTCGCAGCTCCTCGTGCTGGACGCCGCCGGCCTCGATCGCATCGCCACCGTCCACCTCCCCCACCGCGTCACCGCCGGCATCCACGGCTCCTGGATCCCCGACACCGCCCTGGAGGGCTCCGCGGGCTGA
- a CDS encoding dipeptidase, with protein MADPARDVPDARVLAERIDALMSRAQSDLAELVALRSVADPRQFPPEECERAARWVADAFTEAGLDDVRLEETPDGSHAVLGHRPGPEGSPTVLLYCHYDVQPPLGEAAWTSPPFTLTERDGRWYGRGAADCKGNIVMHLTALRALGDALPVGLKFVAEGSEEQGTGGLEQYVAAHPGDICADALLICDTGNAAVGRPTATTALRGLANVVVTVTTLRGDLHSGMFGGPAPDALAALIQMLSTLRDADGGTRIDGLDCTGTWTGVPYEEEQFRADASVLDGVRLTGSGSVADRLWARPAVTVLGIDCPPVVGSAAAVPAKARARVSLRVPPGTASEAALAALTAHLLAAAPWGARVSVEKEGTGSPFRPATDGPAYRAMGRAMEQAYGRPMEFLGQGGSIPLCNVLAGACPDAEIILMGVEEPRCLIHAPDESVDPSEIRNMALVEALFLLGYASAR; from the coding sequence ATGGCTGACCCCGCCCGCGACGTGCCGGACGCCCGCGTCCTCGCCGAGCGCATCGACGCGCTGATGTCCCGCGCACAGTCCGACCTGGCCGAACTGGTCGCCCTCCGCTCGGTGGCCGACCCGCGGCAGTTCCCTCCCGAGGAATGCGAGCGGGCCGCCCGGTGGGTGGCCGACGCGTTCACCGAGGCGGGCCTGGACGACGTACGCCTGGAGGAGACCCCCGACGGCAGCCATGCCGTCCTCGGCCACCGGCCGGGCCCGGAGGGCTCCCCGACCGTGCTGCTGTACTGCCACTACGACGTACAGCCCCCGCTCGGCGAAGCCGCCTGGACCTCTCCGCCGTTCACGCTCACCGAGCGCGACGGCCGCTGGTACGGACGCGGCGCCGCCGACTGCAAGGGCAACATCGTCATGCACCTCACGGCACTGCGGGCCCTGGGCGACGCACTGCCCGTGGGGCTGAAGTTCGTCGCCGAGGGGTCCGAGGAGCAGGGCACCGGCGGGCTGGAGCAGTACGTGGCCGCGCACCCGGGCGACATCTGCGCCGACGCGCTCCTCATCTGCGACACCGGAAACGCCGCCGTCGGCCGCCCCACCGCCACCACCGCGCTGCGCGGCCTCGCCAACGTCGTCGTCACCGTCACCACCCTCCGCGGCGACCTGCACTCGGGCATGTTCGGCGGTCCCGCCCCCGACGCCCTGGCGGCCCTGATCCAGATGCTCTCCACCCTGCGCGACGCCGACGGCGGGACCCGCATCGACGGCCTCGACTGCACCGGCACCTGGACCGGGGTGCCGTACGAGGAGGAGCAGTTCCGGGCCGACGCGTCCGTCCTGGACGGGGTCCGTCTCACCGGCTCGGGCTCGGTGGCGGACCGGCTCTGGGCGCGCCCGGCCGTGACGGTGCTCGGCATCGACTGCCCGCCCGTGGTCGGCTCCGCCGCCGCCGTACCGGCGAAGGCCCGGGCCCGGGTGAGCCTGCGCGTGCCCCCGGGGACGGCCTCGGAGGCCGCGCTCGCCGCCCTCACCGCGCACCTGTTGGCCGCGGCACCCTGGGGCGCCCGCGTCTCGGTCGAGAAGGAGGGCACCGGCTCGCCGTTCCGCCCGGCCACCGACGGGCCCGCCTACCGGGCCATGGGGCGGGCCATGGAGCAGGCGTACGGCCGCCCGATGGAGTTCCTCGGCCAGGGAGGCTCCATCCCCCTGTGCAACGTACTCGCGGGAGCCTGCCCGGATGCGGAGATCATCCTCATGGGGGTGGAGGAGCCCCGCTGCCTGATCCACGCGCCCGACGAGAGCGTCGATCCGAGCGAGATCCGCAACATGGCCCTCGTCGAGGCGCTCTTCCTCCTCGGCTACGCGTCGGCGCGCTGA
- a CDS encoding APC family permease, with translation MSAMDVPLPDERPQGRPTEAAAARTGTPTLTWVTLAMMTTASVASLRAAPTMAVYGLACVFLYLVPAIVFLLPTSLVSAELASGWSGGVYRWVSEGLSKPLGFVAVWCQFAMTIFYYPSLLAFVASTLAYVINPALASNGIYTAIVIVVLYWTGVWISAQGTKALSGLASWGLIIGTLIPGTLLVVLGIVFLGQGNPSAAPMTAANILPAWTGLASLVLIVNNFLSYSGMEMNAVHVSSLKDPPREFPKTMFLAMGMVLLIFVLPALAISWVVPADQLSLTAGVMQAFDAFFSYFHIGWLTPIAAVALVSASLGGMLTWLAGPSKGLLLISRQEGYLPPFLQQLNGHGVQQNILVTQGLVTTVIALGYALIPDVSSVYWIFSVITTQVYLIMYLLMFLAAMRLRKLQPDHPRGYRAPALSLVCVVGFLASAAAMIIGFVPSSQFGGGSVWAYIGIVGGGLLLLGVVIPWLCLRLRKPSWRTPAAESTGDAA, from the coding sequence TTGAGCGCGATGGATGTTCCCCTTCCGGACGAGCGGCCGCAGGGCAGGCCGACGGAGGCCGCAGCGGCCAGGACCGGCACCCCCACGCTCACGTGGGTGACCCTCGCGATGATGACGACGGCCTCCGTCGCCAGCCTCCGCGCGGCGCCCACCATGGCCGTGTACGGCCTGGCCTGCGTGTTCCTGTACCTGGTACCCGCGATCGTGTTCCTGCTGCCGACCTCGCTGGTCTCCGCGGAACTCGCGTCGGGCTGGTCGGGCGGCGTGTACCGCTGGGTGAGCGAGGGACTGTCCAAGCCCCTCGGATTCGTCGCCGTCTGGTGCCAGTTCGCCATGACGATCTTCTACTATCCCAGCCTGCTGGCGTTCGTCGCGAGCACGCTGGCGTACGTCATCAACCCGGCTCTGGCCTCCAACGGCATCTACACGGCCATCGTGATCGTCGTCCTGTACTGGACGGGCGTCTGGATCTCCGCGCAGGGCACGAAGGCGCTGTCCGGCCTCGCCTCCTGGGGCCTGATCATCGGCACACTGATCCCCGGCACGCTGCTGGTGGTCCTCGGCATCGTGTTCCTCGGCCAGGGCAACCCGTCCGCGGCCCCGATGACCGCCGCCAACATCCTCCCGGCCTGGACGGGCCTGGCCAGTCTGGTGCTCATCGTCAACAACTTCCTGAGCTACTCGGGCATGGAGATGAACGCCGTCCACGTGTCGTCGCTGAAAGACCCACCGCGCGAGTTCCCCAAGACGATGTTCCTCGCGATGGGGATGGTGCTGCTGATCTTCGTGCTGCCGGCCCTCGCCATCAGCTGGGTGGTTCCGGCCGATCAGCTGTCGCTGACCGCAGGCGTCATGCAGGCCTTCGACGCGTTCTTCTCCTACTTCCACATCGGCTGGCTGACCCCGATCGCCGCGGTGGCCCTGGTGTCCGCCTCCCTGGGCGGAATGCTCACCTGGCTGGCGGGCCCCTCGAAGGGTCTGCTGCTGATCTCGCGTCAAGAGGGCTACCTGCCGCCGTTCCTGCAGCAGCTCAACGGGCACGGCGTCCAGCAGAACATCCTCGTCACCCAGGGCCTCGTCACCACGGTGATCGCGCTGGGCTACGCGCTGATCCCCGACGTGTCCAGTGTCTACTGGATCTTCTCGGTGATCACCACCCAGGTGTACTTGATCATGTACCTGCTGATGTTCCTGGCGGCCATGCGACTGCGCAAGCTCCAGCCCGATCATCCGCGCGGCTACCGCGCCCCGGCGCTGAGCCTGGTGTGCGTCGTGGGCTTCCTCGCCTCCGCCGCAGCCATGATCATCGGATTCGTGCCGTCCTCGCAGTTCGGCGGCGGCAGCGTCTGGGCCTACATCGGCATCGTCGGCGGCGGCCTGCTGCTCCTCGGAGTGGTCATCCCCTGGCTGTGCCTGCGGCTGCGCAAGCCCAGCTGGCGCACCCCGGCCGCGGAGTCGACGGGAGACGCGGCATGA
- a CDS encoding carboxymuconolactone decarboxylase, whose product MATRSDAPVLDTLAAMTIDSIEHCGMDEKTLITTRIAALVAMDAPAISYLAHISPAVKADFTVEQLQDVLVAIAPVVGTARVMSAAGHIAQAFGVAIAMLESEAEAMANAEAESRHKT is encoded by the coding sequence ATGGCCACCAGGTCTGACGCTCCCGTTCTCGACACGCTCGCCGCGATGACCATCGACTCCATCGAGCACTGCGGCATGGACGAGAAGACACTCATCACCACCCGCATCGCCGCCCTCGTGGCCATGGACGCCCCGGCCATCTCCTACCTGGCCCACATCAGCCCCGCGGTCAAGGCCGACTTCACCGTCGAGCAGCTGCAGGACGTGCTCGTCGCGATCGCCCCCGTCGTGGGGACCGCGCGCGTCATGTCGGCCGCCGGTCACATAGCCCAGGCGTTCGGCGTCGCCATAGCCATGCTCGAAAGCGAAGCAGAAGCCATGGCCAACGCCGAGGCCGAAAGCCGCCACAAGACCTGA
- a CDS encoding alpha/beta fold hydrolase yields the protein MAERVIEVDGIELCTESFGDPSDPPVLLVMGLGASMLWWEEGFCRMLAAGGRFVIRYDHRDTGRSVTYAPGRPGYDAADLVADAVRVLRAHEVPAAHVVGVSAGGALAQLLALDHAARVRSLVLISTSSAVPGDEELPPPAEEFTRFAVAAPPDPADAGAVIDHQVAYARVLAGGRRPFDEAAALGLVRRDVERAHDFGAARNHDSLADGEVSQAPLSSITVPTLVIHGTADPMFPLRHGEALAQRIPGARLLALRDAGHGVERADWATIAAAILEHTAAGSSN from the coding sequence ATGGCTGAGCGCGTGATCGAGGTGGACGGCATCGAGCTGTGCACCGAGTCCTTCGGCGATCCCTCCGATCCGCCCGTCCTGCTCGTCATGGGCCTGGGGGCTTCGATGCTCTGGTGGGAGGAGGGCTTCTGCCGGATGCTCGCGGCGGGCGGGCGCTTCGTGATCCGTTACGACCACCGCGACACCGGCCGGTCGGTCACCTACGCGCCGGGCCGTCCCGGGTACGACGCCGCGGACCTGGTGGCCGACGCCGTCCGCGTGCTGCGCGCCCACGAGGTCCCGGCCGCGCACGTCGTGGGCGTCTCGGCCGGCGGAGCCCTCGCGCAGCTGCTGGCGCTGGATCACGCCGCCCGTGTCCGGTCGCTCGTCCTGATCAGTACGTCCTCCGCCGTGCCCGGCGACGAGGAGCTGCCCCCGCCGGCGGAGGAGTTCACCCGGTTCGCCGTGGCCGCCCCACCCGATCCGGCGGATGCCGGCGCGGTGATCGACCACCAGGTCGCCTACGCGCGTGTCCTCGCGGGAGGTCGGCGCCCGTTCGACGAGGCCGCGGCCCTCGGACTGGTCCGCCGCGACGTCGAGCGCGCGCACGATTTCGGCGCGGCCCGCAACCACGACTCGCTCGCGGACGGCGAGGTCTCACAGGCCCCCTTGTCCTCGATCACCGTGCCCACGCTGGTGATCCACGGAACCGCCGATCCGATGTTCCCGCTCCGGCACGGCGAGGCACTCGCGCAACGGATCCCCGGGGCCCGGCTGTTGGCTCTGCGGGATGCCGGCCACGGGGTCGAGCGAGCCGACTGGGCGACGATCGCCGCCGCGATCCTCGAGCACACTGCCGCGGGCTCCTCCAACTAG
- a CDS encoding NUDIX domain-containing protein, with product MTNTPATPAPFSRIKIRTGALVFCGDEVALIRRDRADSTHYTPPGGNVEHGEDLTLALARELAEELGLDTAAAEGGDLMWVVDQRVTRPGPTPPPRKLHLIYRFHISPDIRATLAEEELDELPDGSHEVGVIEWIDYRKTAELPIFPPIGPALAALTDPHAAVTNAALDAVTDANYTWV from the coding sequence ATGACGAACACCCCTGCCACACCCGCCCCGTTCTCCCGGATCAAGATCCGGACCGGGGCGCTGGTGTTCTGCGGCGACGAGGTCGCTCTCATCCGCCGCGACCGCGCCGACTCCACCCACTACACCCCGCCCGGCGGCAACGTCGAGCACGGCGAAGACCTGACCCTCGCCCTCGCCCGCGAGCTCGCCGAAGAACTCGGCCTGGACACGGCGGCGGCCGAGGGCGGGGACCTGATGTGGGTCGTCGACCAGCGCGTGACCCGCCCGGGACCGACCCCGCCGCCGCGCAAGCTCCACCTGATCTACCGCTTCCACATCAGCCCCGACATCCGCGCGACCCTCGCCGAAGAGGAGCTGGACGAGCTCCCCGACGGCAGCCACGAGGTCGGCGTCATCGAGTGGATCGACTACCGCAAGACCGCCGAGCTGCCCATCTTCCCGCCCATCGGCCCCGCCCTCGCCGCCCTCACCGACCCGCATGCCGCCGTCACCAACGCAGCCCTGGACGCCGTCACCGACGCGAACTACACCTGGGTGTAG